In one Brassica oleracea var. oleracea cultivar TO1000 chromosome C9, BOL, whole genome shotgun sequence genomic region, the following are encoded:
- the LOC106313886 gene encoding probable leucine-rich repeat receptor-like protein kinase At5g63930, with translation MTSLLSLLLLLLLVLLTLSSVESKTFWADVAALKEFKNSVDAKSITPGSCLSSWDFSVDPCDGLSGETFTCGFRCDTVVSGSGRVTDLSLDHAGYSGSLSSVSFNFPYLQSLDLSGNYFFGPLPDSLSNLTRLTSLYLSGNSFSGSVPDSLGSMPALEELLLDNSRLSGSVPASFNNLSSLKRLEIQLNNISGEFPDLSSLKNLNYLDASDNRISGRVPLSLPGSVVQISMRNNLMEGTIPESFRNLTSLEVVDLSHNKLSGSVPSFIFTHQTLQQLTLSFNGFTSLDSPYYSPSGLPSELISVDLSNNQIRGSLPLFMGLLPKLSALSLENNSFSGMIPTQYVWKTVSPGSDFAAFQRLLLCGNFLFGVVPGPLMALKPGSANVQLAGNCFSWCPATFFFCQGQEQRSLTECRKYSRVIP, from the coding sequence ATGACTTCTCTTCTGTCTCTTCTTCTTCTTCTTCTTCTTGTTTTGCTCACTTTGTCTTCAGTAGAGTCCAAGACTTTCTGGGCTGACGTGGCAGCTCTTAAAGAGTTCAAGAACTCTGTGGATGCGAAATCGATAACCCCCGGCTCTTGCCTCAGCTCCTGGGACTTCTCCGTCGATCCCTGCGACGGTTTATCCGGCGAGACATTCACTTGTGGCTTCCGCTGCGACACCGTCGTTTCCGGATCGGGTCGGGTCACAGACCTCAGCCTCGACCACGCCGGTTATTCCGGGTCCCTCTCCTCCGTCTCCTTCAACTTTCCTTATCTCCAGTCCCTCGATCTCTCCGGCAACTACTTCTTCGGTCCTCTTCCGGACTCCCTCTCCAACCTCACCCGCCTCACCAGCCTATACCTTTCCGGTAACTCCTTCTCAGGATCCGTACCCGATTCTCTCGGGTCCATGCCAGCTCTCGAGGAGCTCCTCCTCGACAACAGCCGCCTCTCCGGGTCCGTTCCGGCGAGTTTTAACAATCTTTCCAGCCTTAAACGGCTAGAAATCCAGCTCAACAACATCTCCGGCGAGTTCCCCGATCTGAGCTCGCTGAAGAACTTGAATTACCTAGACGCGAGCGATAACCGGATCTCCGGTCGGGTCCCGTTATCCTTACCCGGTTCAGTAGTTCAAATCTCAATGCGGAACAACCTCATGGAAGGAACGATCCCAGAGAGCTTCAGAAACTTAACATCTCTTGAAGTGGTGGATCTTAGCCACAACAAACTCAGTGGCTCGGTCCCGTCGTTCATCTTCACTCATCAAACTCTGCAACAGCTTACTCTCTCCTTCAATGGCTTCACCTCTTTAGATTCACCTTACTACTCACCCTCGGGTCTCCCCAGCGAGTTAATATCCGTTGATCTCAGCAACAACCAGATCCGAGGCTCGTTACCTCTGTTCATGGGTCTCTTACCGAAGCTCTCAGCTTTGTCGTTAGAGAACAATAGCTTCTCCGGTATGATTCCGACTCAGTACGTCTGGAAAACCGTATCTCCCGGATCTGATTTCGCCGCGTTTCAGAGGCTTTTACTATGCGGGAACTTTTTATTCGGAGTCGTACCGGGTCCTTTGATGGCGCTCAAGCCTGGTTCTGCGAACGTGCAGCTCGCCGGGAACTGCTTCTCCTGGTGTCCGGCGACTTTTTTCTTTTGCCAGGGTCAAGAACAGAGATCGCTTACGGAATGTAGAAAGTATAGCCGTGTGATTCCTTGA
- the LOC106314954 gene encoding glutathione S-transferase T3-like: MGQDYSYSQPSSSSNSLDMSSLLEAEAKLYADEAESPYCNAEPDQFPPQREPDDGIPTACYCGAQPVVECSYTPKDPYRRYFTCTNVDDGDCHIWKWWDVALMEEMSEFQRHLRQLKDSPSESVVEPVVESAAESGVRRKWSPKEDKILIGAWLNTSKDPVVSNEQKAGAFWKRIVDYYNVSPQLVGTVPREVTSCKQRWGRINTDVSKFAGCYDAALREQRSGQNDDDVMKAALDIFFSNNEYKFSMDHCWRELRHDQKWCSSYGPKDGGKEKRKQVLEVDREEEQVGEPEGELDREEEQVGEPEGRPPGVKAAKAGSKKNKSGREEELGKLQGVLEVKEKLSRAKILDRLLAKKELLTEMETSLKMKLMSEML; encoded by the exons ATGGGACAAGATTACAGCTACTCCCAGCCTTCTTCATCATCAAACTCTCTAGACATGAGCTCCCTTCTTGAAGCAGAAGCTAAGCTGTACGCGGATGAAGCTGAGAGTCCCTACTGCAATGCAGAGCCGGATCAGTTCCCACCTCAACGAGAGCCTGATGATGGAATCCCGACGGCATGCTACTGTGGTGCTCAGCCTGTTGTCGAATGCTCTTACACACCAAAAGATCCATACAGAAGATACTTCACGTGCACCAATGTCGATGATGGGGACTGCCACATATGGAAATGGTGGGATGTGGCTTTAATGGAGGAGATGAGTGAGTTTCAGAGACATCTCAGGCAGCTCAAGGATA GTCCTAGTGAGTCTGTTGTCGAGCCTGTTGTCGAGTCTGCTGCCGAGTCTGGTGTCAGGAGGAAGTGGTCTCCGAAGGAGGATAAGATCCTTATTGGCGCTTGGCTTAACACCAGTAAGGATCCCGTCGTCAGCAATGAGCAGAAAGCTGGTGCTTTCTGGAAGCGGATTGTAGATTACTACAACGTAAGCCCGCAGCTGGTTGGGACAGTACCGAGAGAGGTTACCTCTTGCAAGCAGAGGTGGGGTAGGATTAACACTGACGTATCCAAGTTCGCTGGATGCTATGACGCGGCTCTGAGGGAGCAGAGAAGTGGCCAAAATGATGATGATGTGATGAAAGCTGCCTTAGACATCTTCTTCAGTAATAACGAGTACAAGTTCTCCATGGATCACTGCTGGAGGGAGCTTAGGCATGACCAGAAATGGTGCTCTTCCTATGGGCCTAAGGACGGTGGAAAGGAAAAGCGCAAACAAGTGTTGGAGGTTGATAGAGAAGAAGAGCAAGTCGGAGAACCAGAGGGTGAGCTTGATAGAGAAGAAGAGCAAGTCGGAGAACCAGAGGGTAGACCTCCCGGGGTAAAGGCTGCCAAAGCTGGTAGTAAGAAGAATAAAAGTGGTAGAGAGGAGGAGTTGGGAAAGCTTCAGGGGGTTTTAGAAGTCAAAGAAAAACTCTCTAGAGCTAAGATTCTTGATCGTTTACTCGCGAAAAAAGAGCTTTTAACTGAGATGGAAACAAGTCTTAAAATGAAACTAATGTCTGAAATGCTTTGA
- the LOC106314955 gene encoding uncharacterized protein LOC106314955: MEDDDKNHMIMNPFKTPEKESEEHEEYENHGNVEGHGNEGIASAEEEEEFEERYEHEIEQSVADFVDEEFFGRNTIPDSSDEEEDDFDTRDRKRKKTSDDKLDVGTTFWSGFEFKEAVLDYALNKGRNIQQQRWDKTKLSFKCGIKGKCKWRVYCSYDKSSQKLIVKTRYKYHSCTPNGKCKLRKSPVIARLFLDKLRENSALMPEKIQEQIKEIWKLIASRNQCKRGRTLALRWLEKEYADQFAYLRGYVKEIEKTNPGSSVFFDTVHNAAGEDVFDRLYVCFENLRRCWRGTCRLIIGLDGTFLKVAVKGILLTSVGRDGNNQIYPFAWAVGLISAIKSELPKAEHRRCVKHIVENLKKKHKNKDFLKPRVWNLAWRYNTTEYKEKLEKLKDYSMSLYEDVMKEEPKTWSLAYYRLGSFCDDVDNNATESFNATITAARAKAIVPMLETIRGQAMLRIAKRNKKSLRRQEKFTKYVVKILESEKEDADKCITTPCTHGVFEARLSETTYDVNTTRMTCTCGTCTCGKWQITGIPCEHAYGTMIDANLDVEKYISEFFSTSIWQMTYSDSIKTVRGPRFWMKKGLYRLVVEPPEPLLPGRKKKKKQKKFPRIKGKHESPKKKNKKQAEKIGRQGRTMHCSKCGEAGHNAAGCKIHPKKKMKTESKEHTLKVLLVLKSFK, encoded by the exons ATGGAGGACGACGATAAAAATCATATGATTATGAATCCTTTTAAGACGCCGGAGAAGGAGTCTGAGGAACACGAGGAGTATGAAAA TCATGGTAATGTTGAAGGACATGGGAACGAGGGAATTGCTTCTGCTGAAGAGGAAGAAGAGTTTGAGGAACGTTATGAGCATGAAATAGAGCAATCAGTGGCTGACTTTGTGGATGAAGAGTTCTTTGGTCGAAATACTATTCCTGACAGCTCCGATGAAGAGGAAGATGATTTTGATACGAGGGATAGAAAACGCAAGAAGACATCAGATGATAAATTAGATGTGGGAACTACTTTCTGGTCGGGTTTTGAGTTCAAAGAGGCTGTCTTGGATTATGCTTTGAACAAAGGTAGAAACATTCAGCAACAAAGATGGGATAAGACAAAGCTTAGCTTTAAGTGTGGTATTAAGGGAAAATGTAAATGGAGGGTCTATTGCTCATATGATAAGTCAAGTCAGAAGTTGATAGTGAAGACTCGGTACAAGTATCATAGCTGCACGCCTAATGGAAAGTGTAAGCTTCGTAAAAGCCCGGTTATAGCTAGATTGTTTCTTGATAAATTGAGAGAGAACAGTGCTCTCATGCCAGAGAAGATTCAAGAACAGATTAAAGAAATTTGGAAACTGATAGCATCAAGAAATCAATGCAAAAGAGGAAGAACACTAGCATTGAGATGGCTTGAAAAGGAGTATGCAGACCAGTTTGCGTACCTCAGAGGTTATGTTAAAGAAATTGAGAAGACCAACCCGGGTTCGAGTGTATTTTTTGATACTGTCCATAATGCTGCAGGAGAGGATGTATTTGATCGGCTTTATGTTTGCTTTGAAAACCTTAGAAGGTGTTGGAGAGGGACTTGTCGTCTGATCATAGGGCTTGATGGCACGTTCTTAAAAGTCGCTGTGAAAGGTATTTTACTAACTTCTGTAGGACGTGATGGTAATAATCAAATATATCCTTTCGCTTGGGCTGTG GGACTCATAAGCGCTATCAAATCTGAGTTACCAAAGGCGGAGCATAGACGATGTGTGAAGCATATTGTAGAAAATCTGAAGAAGAAGCACAAAAATAAAGATTTTCTGAAACCAAGGGTGTGGAATCTAGCTTGGAGATACAATACTACAGAATACAAGGAGAAACTCGAGAAGTTGAAAGACTATAGCATGTCTTTGTATGAAGATGTGATGAAAGAGGAACCAAAGACTTGGTCCTTGGCGTATTATAGACTTGGAAGCTTTTGTGATGATGTTGACAACAATGCCACTGAGTCATTTAACGCTACTATTACCGCAGCTAGAGCTAAGGCGATCGTGCCCATGTTGGAGACAATTAGAGGGCAAGCAATGCTAAGAATCGCAAAAAGGAACAAAAAATCATTGAGGCGTCAAGAGAAATTTACAAAGTATGTGGTTAAAATTCTTGAATCTGAGAAAGAAGATGCCGACAAGTGCATCACCACTCCTTGTACTCATGGTGTGTTTGAGGCACGTCTTTCAGAAACTACATACGACGTTAACACTACTAGGATGACATGTACATGTGGAACATGTACATGTGGAAAGTGGCAAATCACAGGAATACCTTGTGAACATGCATATGGGACAATGATAGATGCCAACTTAGATGTGGAGAAATATATATCCGAATTTTTTTCCACAAGTATATGGCAAATGACTTATAGTGACTCTATCAAGACGGTTAGAGGACCAAGGTTTTGGATGAAAAAGGGTTTGTACAGGTTAGTTGTTGAACCACCTGAGCCTTTACTTCCTGGGAGAAAAAAGAAAAAGAAGCAAAAGAAGTTTCCAAGAATCAAAGGAAAACACGAATCACCTAAGAAGAAAAACAAGAAACAAGCTGAAAAAATTGGAAGACAAGGACGCACAATGCATTGCTCCAAATGTGGAGAAGCTGGTCACAATGCAGCTGGATGTAAAATCCACCCCAAGAAGAAAATGAAGACTGAATCGAAAGAGCAT ACGCTAAAAGTTCTTCTGGTGCTGAAGTCATTCAAGTGA
- the LOC106312867 gene encoding scarecrow-like protein 26, protein MHCPFFFIISMTMNHPYDDFPNLLFSNNTATATATSTSSCVEQHDGIISLDMDWDCDFHDLIESMMSDKGATTESPPVLPCYHGQEGISNSSSTGLSMADELDHDVEAEADESKGLRLVHLLVAAADASIGADKTRELTRVLLAKLKDMTSTNDRTNMERLAAHFTNGLSKLHKEANVQRQYGPHQHPDVHDRVDVMLAFQMLQNMSPYINFGYLTATQAILEAVQYERRIHIVDYDITDGVQWPSLMQALVSRNTGPSAQHLRITALSRATNGKKSVAAVQEAGRRLTAFAESIGQPFSYHHCRMESDTFNPSSLKLVRGEAVVINCVLHLPRFSHQPPNSIISFLSEAKTLNPKLVTLVHEEVGLVGNQGFLYRFMDLLHQFSAIFDSLEAGPARGFVERVIFGPWVSDWLTRIAITAEVESFASWPLWLATNGFKPVEVSFANRCQAKLLLSLFNDGYGVEELGQNGLVLGWKSRRLVSASFWASCESSE, encoded by the coding sequence ATGCACTGCCCATTTTTCTTTATTATCTCCATGACCATGAATCATCCCTACGATGATTTCCCTAATCTCTTATTCTCTAACAACACAGCCACAGCCACAGCCACAAGCACCTCCTCCTGTGTGGAGCAACATGATGGCATCATCTCTCTTGATATGGATTGGGACTGTGACTTCCACGATCTCATTGAATCTATGATGAGTGATAAAGGAGCCACAACAGAATCTCCTCCAGTGCTGCCTTGTTACCATGGCCAAGAGGGAATTTCAAACTCTTCATCCACAGGTTTGTCCATGGCTGATGAGCTTGATCATGATGTAGAGGCAGAGGCAGATGAATCAAAGGGATTGAGGTTGGTTCACTTACTGGTGGCTGCTGCAGATGCATCAATTGGCGCCGACAAAACCCGAGAGCTAACTCGGGTCTTACTTGCAAAGCTAAAGGATATGACTTCAACCAATGACCGAACCAACATGGAGAGATTAGCTGCTCACTTCACCAATGGCCTCTCAAAGTTGCACAAAGAAGCCAATGTTCAACGGCAATATGGTCCCCACCAACACCCTGATGTTCATGACCGGGTGGACGTGATGTTGGCGTTCCAAATGCTGCAGAATATGTCTCCTTACATCAACTTTGGTTACCTAACCGCCACACAGGCTATTCTTGAAGCTGTACAGTATGAGCGGCGAATCCATATTGTGGACTACGATATCACGGATGGTGTTCAATGGCCCTCCTTGATGCAGGCCTTGGTGTCTAGAAATACAGGTCCTTCGGCCCAACATCTTAGGATCACGGCTTTGTCACGCGCCACAAACGGTAAAAAATCAGTTGCTGCCGTCCAAGAGGCTGGGCGTCGTCTAACCGCGTTCGCGGAATCCATAGGGCAGCCTTTCTCTTACCACCATTGTAGAATGGAAAGCGACACATTCAACCCATCGTCCTTAAAGCTTGTTAGAGGAGAAGCAGTGGTGATCAATTGTGTGTTGCATCTCCCTCGGTTTAGTCACCAACCACCCAATTCCATTATTTCCTTTTTATCGGAAGCTAAAACATTAAATCCGAAACTTGTAACGCTTGTTCACGAAGAAGTTGGTCTAGTGGGAAACCAAGGCTTCCTTTATCGGTTTATGGACTTGCTACATCAGTTTTCAGCCATATTCGACTCCCTAGAGGCAGGCCCAGCTCGTGGATTTGTTGAGCGTGTTATTTTTGGACCTTGGGTTTCGGATTGGTTGACACGTATAGCTATTACTGCTGAGGTGGAGAGTTTTGCTTCATGGCCGCTGTGGTTAGCTACTAATGGGTTTAAACCTGTGGAAGTCAGCTTTGCCAACCGTTGTCAAGCGAAGCTCCTTTTAAGCTTGTTTAACGATGGCTATGGAGTGGAAGAATTAGGCCAAAACGGGCTCGTTTTGGGATGGAAATCCCGACGTCTTGTGTCGGCCTCTTTTTGGGCCTCGTGCGAGTCGAGTGAGTAA